The Chloroflexota bacterium nucleotide sequence GGCGTACATGGAGATTCGGGCTGGGTGCAGGGACACGAAGGCGATCAGTTCACCTATATAAATGATAGCGGCGTCATCCAGTCCGGCGGATGGCAATGGGGCTGTTCCCATTCGCTGGCTGAACCGGTCAATTACCATCCTGGGTTGAACAAGTTTGTGCCGGTTTGTGCAAGTGATTGTTATGCCTCGAAGGGAATTTTGCTGAACGACAGTCAAAGCGTCTATGCCGGCGATGGCAATTGCGGCGGCAGTACGTCATCCCAATTGGGGCAGATCGCGCACAGTGACACGACCTGGAAACTGGTGTTCAACGCACTCAATCGCCCTGGCTATACTGGGCGGGGCGTTGGACTGGCGACGATAAACAATGCCTTCGCCAGCAGTTACGTTTGGCTGACGAACACGGCCGGTGATTACGAGCGCGATCCAACCATCGCGCGCCTGGGCACGACGCTCACAACGGATCGCTACTTGGTTGGCTGGACGACAACCAACAACGCCACTTATTGGCTCAGTGTGATTGATGGGAATGGAAGTTTCCTAGCGGGACCGGAAGAGGTGTCGTCATTGGGCATTGTCTGGGGAAATCGCGATGACTCGTTCCGCACGCGCGTTGACGGGACGGTTTCCTGGATGCAAGGCAACGCCAACAGCGCCACGCTTCACTATTTCCGTTTTGATGGATCGGGCTATCTGCAATAACCCTGACTGGGAGACACTCAGAATTGGGTAGATTGATTTTGACTTTCGACGCGGTTTGGACTATAGTCTGAATCGTAAGCAAATTCTTGTCCCCAGGTTATTTCTGAACCATCGTTACCAGAGCCAACGTATGTTTCACTATTGCCCGCGCAATCGAATCGGTGAACACTTTTTCGCACCCACTGCTTGGCGCGCGTTTTGAGCGCGGCGGGCGGTGGGTGTTTTGTGTTCTGGGAAAATCAAAATGAATTATTTGCACCGTGTGCCTGGTATAACACTGCAAACACAACCTGCAAATGAACCATAAAATTTCACGTCCTAATTTTGCCAAAAATAGCACGGTGGCGGATAGAAACGGTTTACGGCACAGCACTATTGATAATAGAGTAGGGCAAACATGAAAATCGAACGTTACCCTAGCATCAACCCTAAATTTGTTCAAGCCATAGGCAGAATCACTATCGAATTTGCTGTACTTGAGCACACATTAACCGATGGGTTGAGTTTACTCCTGATTCTGGTCATGCAACATGACGCTATTGAAATTGATGCCTCAACATTGGCGAAGATTCTTACCGCAGAAATGTCTTTCAAAATCAAAGTGGACACCTTCGGCGCGTTAACTCGACATATGATTCGATCCAGAACTCTCGATGAAAAATTACAAACTGCGCTTCTGGGAAGACTTGAACGCCAGTTGGATACTCTACTCAAAGATGTTGCCAGTATTGAAGAGAAACGCAATATGGTAACGCATTCGCTCTGGATAAGGGGAGATTCGTCCGAAACCGCCAAGAGGATAAAACATCGAGCAAAAAGGAAAGAGGGATTATTGCTCCAAGAAGAAAACATGGATTTAGAGAAACTGAAAAGTATCGCCAAGTCTGTAAAACAGACCAGACATAGACTCGATACTTTCATAACCCTTGAGTTGTTCATACGTCTAGCCACAGTTCGTAAGTATCGAAAGAAACAAGACACATGAATTTGTATCATCTCCCAATAAGCGGTGCTTTCGCCAACCGAATCAGACGACTACATCGCAGCACGCTGACATGACTTTCTCCACCCTCCTCTCCCACCTCACAACTTGGGCAGAACAACAACCAGACATCACCGGCGTCCTCCTGGTCGGTTCGTATGCGCGCGGCACGGCGCGCCCGGATTCGGATGTGGATTTGGTCGTGCTCACTACCCAGCCGCAACGCTATCTCAATTCCATTTCATTCGCGGAACAATTCGGCGCGATCTCAAAATGGCAGAAGGAAGCATGGGGCAAGGTCACTTCGATCCGAGTTTGGTATCGTGATGGACTCGAAATCGAATTCGGCATCACACAACCCGCTTGGGCAAAACATCCGTTGGATGCTGGGACGCGGCAAGTGATTTCGGATGGAATGCAAATCGTATTCGACCGCGTTGGTTCGTTGAACTGGCTGGCTGAGCTTGACAGACCTGCGTGAGTTTTTTCGTCGGACACGATCCGACGGATACCAAGCCGCAAACCCACAGAGCAGATTTCACGCACGCAGACCAGGCATCGCGCGGAGCGTTCAACCAATGCCGCACAAACAACACGGCGGAGTCACCCTCGACTCTGCCTCGTTTTTTACCATCACAAAAATTTTGCGGGCTTGCAGAACATTGCACTGCCACACCGAACCTCGGAAACACACTTTGCGCCCAAATAAAGAATTTCCAGTTCCCCCCTTGACTCACAACCGTAATTCACGTATCGTGGGCGCACCAGCAATCGCAATTGAATCACCTTTCAATATCTGCTCATGACGGGGGCGATGAACTCTGGCTTGTCAAGTGGACG carries:
- a CDS encoding nucleotidyltransferase domain-containing protein, encoding MTFSTLLSHLTTWAEQQPDITGVLLVGSYARGTARPDSDVDLVVLTTQPQRYLNSISFAEQFGAISKWQKEAWGKVTSIRVWYRDGLEIEFGITQPAWAKHPLDAGTRQVISDGMQIVFDRVGSLNWLAELDRPA